The Ictalurus punctatus breed USDA103 chromosome 9, Coco_2.0, whole genome shotgun sequence genome contains a region encoding:
- the chrna2a gene encoding neuronal acetylcholine receptor subunit alpha-2a: MPFVGVKDMGRDLLLFLAPLLCCVCEADDWTHAHAEDTLFKKLFSTYNKWSRPVQNITDVVIVKFGLSIAQLIDVDEKNQMMTTNVWLKQEWNDYKLRWKPSDYDNVTSIRVPSELIWVPDIVLYNNADGEFAVTHMTKAHLFYTGEVRWVPPAIYKSSCSIDVTFFPFDQQNCKMKFGSWTYDKAKIDLERIEKTVDLKDYWESGEWAIVNAMGTYNTKKYDCCHEIYPDITYFFIIRRLPLFYTINLIIPCLLISCLTVLVFYLPSDCGEKITLCISVLLSLTVFLLLITEIIPSTSLVIPLIGEYLLFTMIFVTLSIVITVFVLNVHHRSPSTHKMPCWVQTVFLGFIPRFLFMKRPEPGQTRHQQQEKRQVLSQCSNLSTSKTWLQQETDVDVGVHWNKEGNAATCSFSPATSLNLSDSEASLKKCNIQQQGQRITLIQRSVNPSHLESEPRLPCSPGLLQALEGVQYIADYLHAEDTDFSVKEDWKYVAMVIDRIFLWMFVIVCLLGTVGLFLPPWLSGMI; encoded by the exons ATGCCATTTGTCGGAGTAAAGGACATGGGACGAGATCTTTTACTATTCTTGGCGCCGTTGCTCTGCTGTGTCTGTGAGGCTG ATGACTGGACCCATGCTCATGCTGAGGACACGCTCTTTAAAAAACTCTTCAGTACCTACAATAAGTGGTCCAGACCTGTGCAGAATATTACTGATGTAGTAATTGTCAAGTTTGGCCTCTCAATTGCTCAGCTGATTGATGTG GATGAGAAAAATCAGATGATGACGACTAATGTATGGCTGAAGCAG GAATGGAATGATTATAAACTGCGTTGGAAGCCTTCCGATTATGACAATGTAACATCCATCAGGGTGCCATCAGAGCTGATTTGGGTACCAGACATTGTCCTGTATAATAA TGCAGATGGTGAGTTTGCTGTGACTCACATGACCAAAGCCCACCTGTTCTACACTGGGGAGGTGCGTTGGGTGCCTCCAGCCATTTACAAGAGCTCATGCAGCATCGATGTCACGTTCTTCCCCTTTGATCAGCAAAACTGCAAAATGAAGTTTGGCTCTTGGACATATGACAAAGCCAAAATTGACCTGGAGCGCATCGAGAAAACTGTGGACCTGAAGGATTACTGGGAGAGTGGAGAGTGGGCCATTGTGAATGCTATGGGTACATACAACACCAAAAAATATGACTGCTGTCATGAAATCTACCCGGATATCACCTATTTCTTCATCATCCGTCGCCTTCCCCTTTTCTATACCATCAACCTCATCATCCCCTGCCTACTCATCTCCTGCCTGACTGTGCTGGTCTTCTACCTGCCCTCAGACTGTGGGGAGAAGATCACACTATGTATATCTGTCCTCCTTTCCCTGACTGTCTTCCTCCTGCTTATTACTGAGATCATTCCGTCCACCTCTCTGGTCATCCCACTCATTGGAGAGTATCTGCTCTTCACCATGATTTTTGTAACTCTCTCCATCGTCATCACTGTATTTGTACTGAATGTGCACCACCGCTCTCCTAGTACTCACAAGATGCCATGCTGGGTTCAGACTGTATTCTTGGGCTTCATTCCACGTTTTCTCTTTATGAAGCGTCCAGAGCCTGGGCAGACACGGCACCAGCAACAAGAGAAGAGACAGGTTCTGAGTCAGTGCTCCAATCTCAGCACCTCTAAAACCTGGCTGCAGCAGGAGACAGATGTGGATGTAGGTGTTCACTGGAATAAGGAGGGCAATGCGGCCACCTGTTCCTTCTCTCCTGCTACATCTTTAAACTTGTCTGACTCTGAGGCCTCACTGAAAAAGTGTAACATTCAACAGCAAGGACAAAGGATAACCCTCATTCAACGATCTGTCAACCCAAGCCATCTGGAGTCTGAACCAAGACTGCCATGCTCCCCGGGTCTACTACAGGCCTTGGAGGGAGTGCAATACATTGCTGATTACTTGCATGCCGAAGACACAGACTTCTCC
- the ephx2 gene encoding bifunctional epoxide hydrolase 2 has protein sequence MSKAVLFGLWGGVVTAHPLQPFHKFETCSNIPRDLISNASDKGCGENALVRAERGIITLSQMFAELETECGKEAVSQSEPKSLPAPFSAQKLSGERGGGIRKVEISTNVLDTAATLKRNGIKTGIVANIWVDDSPQRDSVAKMLSVLESCFDVVVQSCHIGSRLPEPEIFHTALAELNVKPHESIWLDVNEKSVQAAESLGMKAVKITGISEALMEIEKFTEIKVTTEQQPLCCNPEEISHGYVTIKPGVKIHFVEMGDGPPVLLCHGFPESWFSWRYQIPALANAGFKAIAIDLKGFGDSSTPADIAEYSQENILRELVTFLDRLGLAQVTVVGHDWGGVIAWNMALYYPERLRAVASLNTPLFPVDPNKNPMQTLKSIPVFEYQIYFQEPGVAEAELEKNLERTFKLLFTASYENDTHPQVDLTGVIKRGGLFVGMPEEVPRSAILSEAELQYYIQQYRKSGFRGPLNLYRNGERNWRWMCSRPRGKILMPALMVTAGKDKVLLPIFSTGMEKIIPNLSRAHLENCGHWTQMERPAETNKILISWLKEIHQENSIPFYPKL, from the exons ATGAGTAAAGCTGTGCTGTTCGGCTTGTGGGGCGGTGTTGTAACTGCTCACCCGCTCCAGCCTTTTCACAAATTCGAAACATGTTCAAACATTCCAAg GGATTTAATATCGAACGCGAGTGACAAAGGATGCGGTGAGAATGCTCTGGTTCGTGCTGAACGAGGGATAATCACCCTTTCTCAG ATGTTTGCAGAGCTGGAAACTGAGTGTGGAAAAGaggcagtcagtcagtcagagcCCAAGTCTCTGCCTGCACCATTTTCAGCCCAGAAACTCTCTGGGGAGAGGGGAGGTGGGATAAGGAAGGTGGAGATTAGTACAAATGTGCTTGATACTGCTGCCACCCTGAAGAGAAATG GCATAAAAACTGGTATCGTGGCCAATATCTGGGTTGATGACTCTCCTCAGAGGGACAGTGTTGCTAAGATGCTCTCAGTGCTGGAAAGCTGTTTTGACGTGGTAGTACAGTCTTGCCACATTGGGTCAAGGCTTCCTGAACCTGAGATATTCCACACTGCCTTGGCTGAATTGAATGTTAAACCCCATGAG TCTATCTGGTTGGATGTTAATGAAAAGAGTGTTCAGGCAGCTGAAAGCTTGGGCATGAAAGCTGTTAAGATTACTGGCATCAGTGAAGCACTGATGGAAATAGAGAAATTTACAGAGATAAAG GTTACCACTGAGCAACAGCCTCTCTGCTGTAATCCTGAAGAGATCAGCCATGGATATGTCACTATTAAG CCTGGGGTGAAGATTCATTTTGTGGAGATGGGGGATGGGCCTCCAGTCCTGCTCTGTCATGGATTCCCAGAAAGCTGGTTTTCTTGGAGATACCAG attcctGCCTTGGCTAATGCTGGATTCAAGGCTATTGCTATAGACCTAAAAGGTTTTGGTGACTCGAGTACTCCAGCAG ATATTGCTGAGTATTCTCAAGAAAATATTTTACGG GAGTTGGTGACCTTTCTGGATAGGTTg GGCCTTGCACAGGTTACTGTGGTGGGTCATGACTGGGGTGGTGTTATTGCATGGAACATGGCTTTGTATTACCCAGAGAGACTGAG GGCTGTGGCTTCTCTCAACACTCCTCTTTTCCCTGTGGATCCAAACAAAAACCCAATGCAGACACTTAAGTCTATACCAGTCTTTGAATATCAAATCTACTTCCAGGAGCCT GGTGTAGCGGAGGCTGAGCTGGAGAAGAACCTGGAGAGAACTTTCAAACTGCTGTTCACTGCTAGTTATGAGAAT GATACACATCCTCAAGTGGATTTGACTGGAGTCATTAAGAgag GTGGTCTGTTTGTTGGAATGCCTGAAGAAGTTCCCAGAAGTGCTATCCTAAGTGAGGCAGAGCTGCAGTACTACATCCAGCAGTACAGGAAGAGTGGTTTCAG GGGGCCTCTGAATTTGTATCGGAATGGAGAGAGGAACTGGCGCTGGATGTGTTCGAGGCCAAGGGGCAAG ATCCTGATGCCAGCTTTGATGGTGACTGCAGGGAAGGACAAGGTGCTTCTGCCCATTTTTTCCACTGGCATGGAGAAAATA ATTCCCAATTTATCAAGGGCTCATCTTGAGAACTGTGGACACTGGACTCAGATGGAGAG ACCAGCTGAGACCAACAAAATTCTGATCTCCTGGCTGAAAGAGATACACCAGGAAAACTCCATTCCTTTCTATCCAAAGCTATAA
- the plaat1l gene encoding phospholipase A and acyltransferase 1 isoform X1 has protein sequence MLQYLSAPGKCFSSSVAFASVKKSTSSMGLHNSHPKLYPGDILEFPRNKYFSQFGVYYGERDGVPYVAHLTCRDSETKFVLFGRALNAAIKLDPVDVVGKKYKVNNYLDEKHPPRDFYSHIKAEIEEAMTKPVTYDILFHNSEHQATLLRYGVKKSEQIDKVYAKIAQTWREPFVKKKF, from the exons ATGCTTCAGTACCTAAGTGCACCAGGAAAGTGCTTCTCTTCATCAGTAGCATTTGCCTCTGTAAAGAAATCAACCTCTTCAATGGGTCTG CATAATTCACACCCAAAGCTCTACCCTGGAGATATTCTTGAATTTCCTCGAAACAAGTACTTCTCCCAGTTTGGAGTTTACTATGGAGAAAGAGATGGTGTTCCCTATGTGGCACATTTAACATGCAGGG ACTCGGAGACAAAGTTTGTCCTCTTTGGTCGGGCTTTGAACGCCGCTATAAAGCTGGACCCAGTTGACGTAGTTGGGAAAAAATACAAAGTGAATAATTACCTGGATGAGAAGCACCCACCTCGAGACTTCTACTCCCACATCAAGGCAGAGATTGAAGAAGCCATGACTAAGCCCGTCACCTATGATATCCTGTTCCACAACAGTGAACATCAGGCAACACTCTTACGCTATGGAGTCAAAAAGTCAGAGCAA ATTGACAAAGTCTACGCAAAGATAGCTCAAACCTGGCGTGAACCATTTGTGAAGAAGAAATTTTGA
- the plaat1l gene encoding phospholipase A and acyltransferase 1 isoform X2 has protein sequence MGLHNSHPKLYPGDILEFPRNKYFSQFGVYYGERDGVPYVAHLTCRDSETKFVLFGRALNAAIKLDPVDVVGKKYKVNNYLDEKHPPRDFYSHIKAEIEEAMTKPVTYDILFHNSEHQATLLRYGVKKSEQIDKVYAKIAQTWREPFVKKKF, from the exons ATGGGTCTG CATAATTCACACCCAAAGCTCTACCCTGGAGATATTCTTGAATTTCCTCGAAACAAGTACTTCTCCCAGTTTGGAGTTTACTATGGAGAAAGAGATGGTGTTCCCTATGTGGCACATTTAACATGCAGGG ACTCGGAGACAAAGTTTGTCCTCTTTGGTCGGGCTTTGAACGCCGCTATAAAGCTGGACCCAGTTGACGTAGTTGGGAAAAAATACAAAGTGAATAATTACCTGGATGAGAAGCACCCACCTCGAGACTTCTACTCCCACATCAAGGCAGAGATTGAAGAAGCCATGACTAAGCCCGTCACCTATGATATCCTGTTCCACAACAGTGAACATCAGGCAACACTCTTACGCTATGGAGTCAAAAAGTCAGAGCAA ATTGACAAAGTCTACGCAAAGATAGCTCAAACCTGGCGTGAACCATTTGTGAAGAAGAAATTTTGA